The Martelella sp. AD-3 genome includes a region encoding these proteins:
- a CDS encoding NAD-dependent succinate-semialdehyde dehydrogenase has product MPISELLTNRLKDKTLTRSGAFIAGEWAEAATGGKTFDVTNPATGEVIATLPDCGREDVDTAIAAAHEAQKSWAKKTGKERAAVLRKLYDLMVANADDLATILTIEMGKPFAEARGEILYGAAYVEWFGEEAKRAYGDIIPGHQADKRIMVIRQPVGVVGAITPWNFPNAMLARKMAPALAAGCSIISKPAQLTPLSALAMAYLAEQAGLPAGLFSVVTATSSSMVGKAFSEDDRVRKVTFTGSTEVGRILMRQGADQIKKLGLELGGNAPFMVFDDADLDAAVEGAIASKYRNAGQTCVCANRLYVQSGVYDAFAEKLAKRVAGLKVGDGMAEGMDIGPMIDENAVEKVQDHIQDAVSKGAEITLGGGRHEKGGLFFQPTVLTGVTPEMKCAREETFGPVAPLFRFETEEDVIRMANDTEFGLASYFFSSDVAKIFRVAEALEYGIVGVNTGLISTEVAPFGGVKQSGLGREGSKYGLDDYTELKYICLGGIA; this is encoded by the coding sequence ATGCCCATATCGGAACTGCTCACAAACCGCCTCAAGGACAAGACGCTGACGCGTTCCGGCGCTTTCATTGCCGGCGAATGGGCGGAGGCCGCAACCGGCGGCAAGACATTCGACGTTACCAATCCGGCGACCGGCGAGGTGATCGCGACCCTGCCGGATTGCGGCAGGGAAGATGTCGACACGGCGATCGCTGCCGCCCACGAGGCGCAGAAGAGCTGGGCGAAGAAGACCGGCAAGGAACGCGCGGCTGTTCTTCGCAAGCTCTACGACCTGATGGTCGCCAATGCCGATGATCTCGCAACGATCCTCACCATCGAGATGGGCAAGCCCTTCGCCGAGGCGCGCGGCGAGATCCTTTACGGCGCGGCCTATGTCGAGTGGTTCGGCGAGGAGGCCAAGCGCGCCTATGGCGATATCATTCCGGGCCATCAGGCCGACAAGCGTATCATGGTCATCCGTCAGCCCGTCGGCGTCGTGGGAGCGATCACCCCCTGGAATTTCCCCAATGCCATGCTCGCGCGCAAGATGGCCCCGGCTCTCGCCGCCGGCTGCTCGATCATCTCCAAGCCGGCGCAGCTGACGCCGCTCTCCGCACTTGCCATGGCTTATCTGGCAGAACAGGCCGGGCTGCCGGCGGGATTGTTTTCGGTGGTCACGGCGACCAGTTCCTCGATGGTCGGCAAGGCCTTCAGCGAGGATGACCGCGTGCGCAAGGTAACCTTCACCGGCTCAACCGAGGTGGGCCGCATCCTGATGCGCCAGGGCGCCGACCAGATCAAGAAGCTCGGGCTGGAACTCGGCGGCAATGCCCCCTTCATGGTGTTCGACGACGCCGATCTCGATGCCGCCGTCGAGGGCGCGATTGCCTCCAAATACCGCAATGCCGGGCAGACCTGCGTATGCGCCAATCGTCTTTACGTGCAGTCCGGCGTCTATGACGCCTTCGCCGAAAAGCTGGCCAAACGGGTGGCGGGGCTGAAGGTCGGAGACGGCATGGCCGAAGGCATGGATATCGGCCCGATGATCGACGAGAACGCCGTCGAGAAGGTGCAGGACCACATTCAGGACGCCGTCTCCAAGGGGGCCGAAATCACGCTCGGCGGCGGGCGTCACGAAAAGGGCGGGCTGTTCTTCCAGCCAACGGTTCTGACCGGCGTCACGCCCGAGATGAAATGCGCGCGCGAGGAAACCTTCGGCCCGGTCGCGCCGCTGTTCCGGTTCGAGACCGAGGAGGATGTGATCCGCATGGCGAATGACACCGAATTCGGCCTCGCCTCCTATTTCTTCTCCTCGGATGTGGCAAAGATCTTCCGTGTGGCCGAAGCGCTGGAATACGGCATTGTCGGCGTCAATACGGGCCTCATCTCCACCGAGGTCGCGCCCTTCGGCGGCGTCAAACAGTCCGGCCTCGGCCGGGAAGGCTCCAAATACGGTCTCGATGACTATACAGAGCTGAAATATATCTGCCTTGGCGGCATCGCGTAG
- the epmA gene encoding EF-P lysine aminoacylase EpmA, translating into MPDENAAAPSSPWWLSDRHRDRRPALLARNRIMAAMRAWFADEAFIEADLPALQVSPGNETHLHGFSTDMIGNDGAAKAMYLHTSPEFTAKKLLAAGEERLVAFSRVYRNRERGPLHHPEFTMVEWYRAREPYEKLFADCSALLALAARAAGTGRFAWRDGNCDPFSALERLSVAEAFARFAGIDLLATIAADGSTDRDGLSGQMREKGFRYGNDDSWSDLFSRVLVEKIEPRLGHGRPTLLDAYPAPEAALARKSEDDPRVSERFELYVCGVELANGFGELTDAGEQRRRFEADMAEKERIYGETYPIDEDFLAALGHMPAASGIALGFDRLVMLATGARRIEDVLWAPVAG; encoded by the coding sequence ATGCCGGACGAAAACGCCGCTGCCCCGTCATCGCCCTGGTGGCTGTCCGACAGGCACCGTGACCGGCGGCCGGCGCTTCTGGCCCGCAACCGGATCATGGCGGCGATGCGCGCCTGGTTTGCGGATGAGGCGTTCATCGAGGCCGATCTTCCGGCGCTACAGGTCTCGCCCGGAAACGAGACCCATCTTCATGGGTTTTCAACGGACATGATCGGCAATGACGGCGCGGCGAAGGCGATGTACCTGCACACCTCGCCGGAATTTACCGCCAAGAAACTGCTGGCGGCGGGCGAGGAACGTCTGGTCGCCTTTTCCCGTGTCTATCGCAATCGCGAGCGAGGGCCGCTGCACCATCCGGAATTCACCATGGTGGAATGGTATCGCGCGCGCGAACCCTATGAGAAGCTGTTTGCCGATTGCTCCGCCCTGCTGGCGCTTGCGGCGCGGGCCGCCGGAACCGGGCGTTTTGCCTGGCGGGACGGGAATTGCGATCCCTTTTCCGCCCTCGAGCGGTTGAGCGTGGCCGAGGCCTTCGCGCGTTTTGCCGGGATCGATCTACTCGCCACGATCGCGGCTGACGGCTCGACCGACCGCGACGGCCTTTCCGGGCAAATGAGAGAGAAGGGGTTTCGATACGGCAATGACGACAGCTGGTCGGATCTTTTTTCGCGCGTGCTTGTCGAGAAGATCGAACCCAGGCTCGGCCATGGCCGCCCGACGCTTCTCGATGCCTATCCCGCGCCCGAGGCCGCTCTTGCGCGAAAGAGCGAGGACGATCCGCGCGTCAGCGAACGCTTCGAGCTCTATGTCTGCGGCGTCGAGCTTGCCAACGGTTTCGGCGAGCTGACGGATGCCGGTGAACAACGTCGCCGGTTCGAAGCCGATATGGCGGAAAAAGAGCGCATCTACGGCGAGACCTATCCGATCGACGAGGATTTTCTGGCAGCCCTTGGGCATATGCCAGCGGCAAGCGGCATCGCGCTCGGCTTCGACCGGCTTGTCATGCTTGCAACCGGCGCGCGCCGGATCGAGGACGTGCTCTGGGCGCCCGTTGCCGGGTGA
- the efp gene encoding elongation factor P, which translates to MVKVIASSLRKGNVVDVDGKLYVVLTAQNFHPGKGTPVTQVDMRRIADGTKVSERWKTTEQVERAFVEDTDHTFLYNDAEGFHFMNPETYDQLTMSPDDVGDAANYLSEGMTVILSIHEGVAIALELPRHVTLEITETEPVVKGQTASSSYKPAMLSNGVRTMVPPHIDAGTRVVILTEDGSYVERAKD; encoded by the coding sequence ATGGTCAAGGTCATTGCCTCATCGCTGCGCAAGGGCAATGTCGTCGATGTCGACGGCAAGCTCTATGTCGTTCTTACCGCCCAGAATTTTCACCCCGGCAAGGGCACGCCCGTGACCCAGGTGGACATGCGCCGCATCGCCGACGGCACAAAGGTTTCGGAACGCTGGAAGACGACCGAGCAGGTGGAGAGGGCCTTCGTCGAGGACACCGACCACACCTTCCTCTACAATGACGCCGAAGGGTTCCATTTCATGAACCCTGAAACTTACGACCAGCTCACCATGAGCCCGGACGATGTCGGCGATGCCGCCAACTACCTGTCGGAAGGTATGACGGTGATCCTGTCGATCCATGAGGGCGTTGCCATTGCGCTGGAACTGCCGCGCCATGTCACGCTGGAGATCACCGAGACAGAACCGGTGGTCAAGGGCCAGACGGCGTCTTCCTCCTACAAGCCCGCCATGCTGTCAAACGGCGTGCGCACCATGGTGCCGCCGCATATCGATGCCGGCACCCGCGTGGTGATCCTCACCGAGGACGGCTCCTATGTGGAGCGCGCCAAGGACTGA
- the folD gene encoding bifunctional methylenetetrahydrofolate dehydrogenase/methenyltetrahydrofolate cyclohydrolase FolD, whose protein sequence is MAERIDGKAIAAGVIETVKTATAELKRASGVVPGLAVVIVGDDAASHTYVAAKGKRAKECGFHSVQVTLDADTSQAELEKVVGELNADPSIHGILVQLPLPGHLDEFPVIQMIRPEKDVDGLSIVNAGKLAVGDLKTGLISCTPAGAMILVRSIHGDDLSGLNAVVIGRSNLFGKPMGRLLLQANATVTMAHSRTADLPSVCRSADILVAATGRAEMVGAEWVKPGATVIDVGITRVPAPERGEGKTRLLGDVDFAACEKVAGAITPVPGGVGPMTITMLMANTVIAAYRAVGLEAPRF, encoded by the coding sequence ATGGCAGAACGCATTGACGGCAAGGCGATTGCCGCAGGGGTGATCGAGACGGTCAAGACGGCCACGGCCGAACTGAAGCGCGCCAGCGGCGTCGTGCCGGGGCTTGCTGTCGTCATCGTCGGCGATGATGCGGCAAGCCATACCTATGTGGCGGCCAAGGGCAAGCGCGCCAAGGAATGCGGTTTTCATTCGGTGCAGGTCACGCTTGATGCCGATACCAGCCAGGCGGAACTCGAAAAGGTCGTTGGCGAACTCAATGCCGATCCGTCAATCCACGGCATCCTCGTGCAGCTTCCGCTGCCCGGCCATCTCGACGAGTTTCCGGTGATTCAGATGATTCGCCCGGAAAAGGACGTCGACGGGCTTTCGATCGTCAATGCCGGCAAGCTTGCCGTGGGCGACCTGAAAACCGGGCTGATTTCCTGCACGCCGGCCGGAGCGATGATCCTTGTTCGTTCGATCCACGGCGATGACCTCTCAGGCCTCAACGCCGTCGTCATCGGCCGCTCCAACCTGTTCGGAAAGCCCATGGGCCGGCTCCTGCTGCAGGCCAACGCCACGGTCACCATGGCCCATTCGCGCACCGCCGATCTTCCTTCCGTGTGCCGCAGCGCCGATATTCTCGTAGCTGCGACGGGGCGTGCCGAGATGGTCGGGGCCGAGTGGGTGAAGCCCGGGGCGACAGTCATTGATGTGGGTATCACCCGTGTTCCTGCGCCGGAGCGCGGCGAGGGCAAGACCCGGCTTCTCGGCGACGTTGATTTCGCGGCGTGCGAGAAGGTTGCAGGCGCGATCACGCCGGTTCCCGGCGGCGTCGGGCCGATGACGATCACCATGCTCATGGCCAATACGGTGATTGCCGCCTATCGCGCCGTCGGTCTCGAAGCGCCGCGCTTCTGA
- a CDS encoding glycoside hydrolase family 5 protein: MRRLRESAPCRSSATTLKRRISTVAVAATALSLALSSTALAAQNCEMTLHGINVAGAEFGQPGDPYGQGYIYPSKETIDSLAEDKFNAIRLPFLWERLQPSLNGVFDATELSRMQATISAARDNNMVVILDPHNYARYRGHVIGSPDVPVEAFADFWKRLSAVFANDDDIIFGLMNEPHDIEAPEWLTAANAAIAAIRNIGAGNLIFVPGTAWTGAHSWEQTFYGPSNASVMTGVVDPQDNFAFEVHQYADADYSGKADDCSHIDGAVDAVRSFTGWLNTNNYQGFLGEFGTTDQIECLRGLKQIVDIIQNDQKAWIGWAYWASGDWWPKNAPMIIQPDLRNGGSAQLRTLQPMLADNDLTRHACNGDGN; this comes from the coding sequence ATGCGTCGCTTGAGGGAATCCGCGCCATGCCGGTCTTCTGCCACCACCCTGAAGAGGCGGATTTCAACCGTCGCCGTCGCGGCCACGGCGCTGTCCCTCGCGCTGTCATCGACGGCGCTTGCCGCACAGAACTGTGAAATGACGCTGCACGGCATCAATGTCGCCGGCGCCGAGTTCGGCCAGCCCGGCGATCCTTACGGCCAGGGCTACATCTACCCCTCGAAGGAAACGATCGATTCACTGGCCGAGGACAAGTTCAACGCCATCCGGCTTCCCTTCCTTTGGGAACGTCTCCAGCCTTCGCTGAACGGGGTGTTCGACGCCACGGAATTGTCGCGCATGCAGGCGACGATCTCAGCCGCGCGCGACAACAACATGGTCGTCATCCTCGACCCGCACAATTACGCGCGCTATCGCGGCCATGTGATCGGCAGCCCGGACGTGCCGGTCGAAGCCTTTGCCGATTTCTGGAAGCGTCTCTCGGCCGTCTTCGCCAATGACGATGACATCATCTTCGGCCTGATGAACGAGCCGCACGACATCGAAGCGCCGGAATGGCTGACCGCCGCCAACGCGGCGATCGCGGCGATCCGCAATATCGGCGCTGGCAACCTGATTTTCGTCCCGGGCACCGCCTGGACCGGCGCCCACAGCTGGGAGCAGACCTTCTACGGCCCGTCGAACGCCTCGGTGATGACCGGCGTTGTCGACCCCCAGGACAATTTCGCCTTCGAAGTGCATCAGTATGCCGATGCCGACTATTCGGGCAAGGCCGATGACTGCAGCCATATCGACGGCGCCGTCGATGCCGTCCGGAGCTTCACCGGCTGGCTGAACACCAACAATTATCAGGGTTTCCTGGGCGAATTCGGCACGACCGACCAGATCGAGTGCCTGCGCGGCCTGAAGCAGATCGTGGACATCATCCAGAACGATCAGAAGGCCTGGATTGGCTGGGCCTATTGGGCGAGCGGCGACTGGTGGCCGAAGAACGCCCCGATGATCATCCAGCCGGACCTGAGAAACGGCGGCAGCGCGCAACTGCGCACGCTGCAGCCCATGCTCGCCGACAACGACCTGACCCGCCACGCCTGCAACGGCGACGGCAACTGA
- a CDS encoding F0F1 ATP synthase subunit B, whose amino-acid sequence MALDATFYAFVGLILFFIVVAYFKVPGIMLRSLDSRADEIRDELAEAKRLREEAQHVLADYQRKRREAEEEAKDIVAAAEREAQAIKEEARRKTEEYVERRTAFSEQKIRQAEHDAIEAVRGAAVDVAVEAARIVLEKKATPAVQSKLFSKSVDSVKTRLN is encoded by the coding sequence ATGGCACTTGACGCGACATTTTATGCCTTTGTCGGCCTGATCCTGTTCTTCATCGTCGTGGCCTATTTCAAGGTTCCCGGCATCATGCTTCGCTCGCTTGATTCGCGCGCGGACGAGATTCGCGATGAACTGGCGGAAGCCAAGCGTCTGCGCGAGGAGGCCCAGCACGTGCTGGCCGACTATCAGCGCAAGCGCCGCGAGGCAGAAGAGGAAGCCAAGGATATCGTCGCCGCGGCCGAACGCGAGGCCCAGGCGATCAAGGAAGAGGCGCGTCGCAAGACGGAAGAATATGTCGAGCGCCGCACCGCCTTTTCCGAGCAGAAAATTCGTCAGGCCGAGCACGACGCCATCGAGGCCGTTCGTGGCGCGGCCGTGGACGTGGCCGTGGAAGCGGCGCGCATCGTCCTTGAAAAGAAGGCCACTCCCGCGGTTCAGTCGAAGCTGTTTTCGAAGTCCGTCGACTCGGTCAAGACGCGGCTCAACTGA
- a CDS encoding Lrp/AsnC family transcriptional regulator — protein sequence MQTIFVQFKCHPGQAYDVADVVVRTLEETSEIYSTSGHYDLLAKFYLPAEADIGHFVTSQLQTIEGVKDTFTLVTFKAFN from the coding sequence ATGCAGACCATTTTCGTGCAGTTCAAATGCCATCCCGGCCAGGCCTATGACGTAGCGGACGTTGTCGTGCGCACGCTTGAGGAAACCTCGGAAATCTATTCGACCTCCGGCCATTACGACCTCCTGGCAAAGTTCTACCTGCCGGCCGAGGCCGACATCGGCCACTTCGTCACCAGCCAATTGCAAACGATCGAGGGCGTGAAAGACACCTTCACCCTCGTCACCTTCAAGGCGTTCAACTAA